From a single Miscanthus floridulus cultivar M001 chromosome 8, ASM1932011v1, whole genome shotgun sequence genomic region:
- the LOC136472792 gene encoding phosphatidylinositol/phosphatidylcholine transfer protein SFH6-like, with amino-acid sequence MSVSHAEDIEIFLCDGNSEDERRRRKIGSLRRKAIHALKKRGRRRVDFRFPPPAISIEDVRDAEEERAVASFRDRLAAHGLLPEKHDDYHMMLRFLKARKFEAEKAMQMWSEMLKWRKEFGTDTILEDFVFEELDDVLRYYPQGYHGVDREGRPVYIERLGKVDPNKLMQITSVDRYIKYHVQEFERAFRERFPACTLAAKRHIDSTTTILDVQGVGFKNFSKTARELVHRMQKIDSDYYPETLHQMFVVNAGSGFKWIWNSVKGFLDPKTSSKIHVLGSNYQSRLLEVIDSSELPEFLGGSCTCSDKGGCLGSSKGPWNDPYILKLIHNLEAGCVREIKPVSEGDERSSSSFRLEQMKWQGMLSDTSNAESGSDVDDFGPSFVHKVSDYWCLTPVHEEVKGTDCATYLSCDDQSHLDMAPESYHGVRRITEMAQKPTADFRQYSTNRRPRDLGNNALNVNGTVQRGWENVVKLVVTALIKLFSFIRLFISRAERRLENVNRPAPPATPAAEKPKPRVVSDEEVCACLQRLDNLESLYNHLATKPPQIPEDKELILLSSFERIRSVEADLEKTKRTLNATVAKQKALVETLESVQESSRVKKRMFCS; translated from the exons ATGTCTG TGAGCCATGCGGAGGACATTGAGATATTTCTGTGCGACGGCAACTCGGAggacgagcggcggcggcgcaagATCGGCTCGCTGCGGCGGAAGGCCATCCACGCGCTCAAGAAGCGAGGGAGGCGTCGCGTCGACTTCCGCTTCCCGCCGCCGGCCATCTCCATCGAGGACGTCCGCGACGCCGAGGAGGAGCGCGCCGTCGCCTCGTTCCGGGACCGCCTCGCCGCGCACGGCCTCCTCCCCGAGAAGCATGATgactaccacatgatgctaag GTTCCTGAAGGCCAGGAAGTTCGAAGCCGAGAAGGCAATGCAGATGTGGTCAGAGATGCTGAAATGGAGGAAGGAGTTCGGAACTGACACGATCCTTGAG GATTTTGTTTTTGAGGAACTGGATGATGTGCTGCGCTACTACCCTCAGGGCTACCATGGTGTTGACCGCGAGGGCCGGCCGGTGTACATCGAGAGGCTAGGGAAGGTGGATCCGAACAAGCTCATGCAGATCACGTCAGTGGATCGCTACATCAAGTACCATGTCCAGGAGTTTGAGAGGGCCTTCAGGGAGAGGTTCCCTGCCTGCACATTGGCTGCTAAGAGGCACATTGACTCCACCACTACCATCTTGGACGTCCAGGGTGTG GGGTTTAAGAATTTCTCCAAGACTGCAAGAGAACTAGTACACCGGATGCAGAAGATTGATAGTGACTATTATCCTGAG ACACTCCACCAAATGTTTGTCGTGAACGCTGGCAGTGGATTCAAGTGGATCTGGAATAGTGTGAAGGGCTTCCTTGACCCAAAAACTTCATCCAAGATTCAT GTGCTCGGTTCGAACTACCAGAGTAGGCTTCTTGAAGTAATAGATTCGAG TGAGTTGCCAgaattccttggtggttcatgcaCATGTAGTGACAAGGGTGGTTGTCTTGGATCGAGCAAAGGGCCGTGGAATGATCCTTATATATTGAAG CTGATCCACAATTTGGAAGCTGGATGCGTGAGGGAAATCAAACCTGTTTCTGAGGGGGACGAAAGAAGCAGCTCTTCCTTTCGGCTGGAACAGATGAAA TGGCAGGGCATGTTAAGTGATACATCAAATGCTGAATCAGGATCTGATGTTGATGATTTTGGTCCGTCATTTGTTCATAAAGTTTCTGACTATTGGTGCTTGACTCCAGTTCATGAGGAA GTAAAGGGCACAGATTGTGCAACATACTTAAGCTGTGATGATCAAAGTCACCTGGATATGGCTCCTGAATCTTACCATGGAGTGCGACGAATTACTGAAATGGCGCAGAAACCAACGGCTGATTTCAGGCAATATTCCACCAACAGAAGGCCTCGTGATTTAG GGAACAATGCTCTTAATGTCAACGGCACTGTTCAAAGGGGCTGGGAAAATGTGGTGAAGCTAGTAGTTACAGCTTTGATCAAGCTCTTTTCCTTCATCCGGCTTTTCATCTCTAGAGCTGAGAGGAGGCTTGAGAACGTCAATCGCCCTGCTCCACCAGCAACCCCAGCAGCAGAGAAGCCAAAGCCTCGAGTCGTCAGTGATGAAGAGGTGTGTGCCTGCCTACAGCGTCTCGACAATCTCGAATCGCTGTACAATCACCTTGCCACCAAACCGCCGCAGATCCCAGAGGACAAGGAACTCATTCTGTTGAGCTCATTCGAGCGGATCAGATCTGTTGAGGCTGACCTTGAGAAGACCAAAAGA ACGTTGAATGCGACCGTGGCGAAGCAGAAAGCATTGGTGGAGACTCTGGAATCTGTACAGGAGTCATCTAGAGTCAAG AAGCGGATGTTCTGTTCATAG